From Candidatus Thiodictyon syntrophicum, a single genomic window includes:
- a CDS encoding conjugal transfer protein TraD: MARKAPHRLIQRGGLSDLAGLQNMDDGEFLGALLGMSKVPADDPRRSEWKRAGDALLAERAQSKKKNGRQKESGAQ; this comes from the coding sequence GTGGCTAGAAAAGCGCCTCATCGGCTGATCCAACGCGGTGGCCTCTCGGACCTGGCCGGGCTCCAGAACATGGACGACGGCGAATTTCTTGGAGCGCTGCTGGGCATGTCGAAGGTTCCGGCCGACGATCCGCGCCGCAGTGAGTGGAAGCGCGCCGGGGATGCTCTTCTTGCCGAACGGGCGCAGTCGAAGAAGAAGAACGGTAGGCAAAAAGAAAGTGGGGCACAATAG
- a CDS encoding MobA/MobL family protein, giving the protein MPAWAAAEPALFRQAADRHERANGTAYREFELALPRELTPDDRVALVRDRVRQEIGDRHAYQGSPHETEKILR; this is encoded by the coding sequence ATGCCAGCCTGGGCCGCCGCGGAACCCGCCCTGTTCCGGCAGGCCGCCGACCGCCACGAGCGCGCCAACGGCACCGCCTACCGCGAGTTCGAGCTTGCCCTACCCCGCGAGCTGACCCCCGACGACCGGGTTGCCCTGGTGCGCGACCGGGTCCGGCAGGAGATCGGCGACCGCCACGCCTACCAGGGGTCACCTCACGAAACGGAAAAGATCTTACGCTAA
- a CDS encoding type II toxin-antitoxin system Phd/YefM family antitoxin, protein MITVSSVEFQRNFGRYQDVALTEPVAVTRNGRDRLVLLSVDE, encoded by the coding sequence ATGATTACCGTCAGTTCAGTAGAGTTTCAGCGCAACTTCGGACGCTACCAGGATGTCGCCCTGACCGAGCCGGTAGCCGTCACGCGCAACGGCCGTGATCGGCTCGTGCTCCTGTCCGTGGACGAGTAG
- a CDS encoding type II toxin-antitoxin system RelE/ParE family toxin: MLTKAANADLKGIGRYTQATWGRDQRTRYLTLLDAGFRALADNPLMGKDCDDIRPGYRKHQIEKHIAFYRQSGSGQIEIVRVLHERMDLEANLSASGDN, from the coding sequence GTGCTGACCAAGGCGGCCAATGCTGACTTGAAGGGCATCGGCCGCTACACCCAAGCCACTTGGGGCCGTGACCAGCGCACCCGTTATCTGACGTTGTTGGACGCAGGCTTTCGTGCCTTGGCGGACAACCCGCTGATGGGGAAAGATTGCGACGACATCCGTCCCGGCTACCGCAAGCACCAGATTGAAAAGCACATTGCTTTTTATCGTCAGAGTGGCAGCGGTCAGATTGAGATTGTTCGCGTCTTGCACGAGCGCATGGACCTGGAGGCCAACCTTTCAGCGTCCGGCGACAACTAG
- a CDS encoding type II toxin-antitoxin system ParD family antitoxin, whose product MQKNTSVTIGTHFEQFITQQIAQGRYGSASEAVRAGLRLLEEHELKLSTLRQALADGEASGRADYSLSGLLAELDSESTH is encoded by the coding sequence ATGCAGAAAAACACTAGCGTGACCATTGGTACTCACTTCGAGCAATTCATCACCCAGCAGATCGCCCAAGGTCGCTACGGCTCGGCCAGTGAGGCGGTTAGAGCCGGTTTGCGGCTTCTGGAAGAACACGAACTGAAGCTGTCTACCTTGCGTCAGGCGCTCGCGGACGGTGAAGCCAGCGGCAGGGCGGACTATTCCCTGAGCGGGTTGCTGGCCGAACTTGACAGCGAAAGTACGCACTGA